The following proteins are co-located in the Anser cygnoides isolate HZ-2024a breed goose chromosome 2, Taihu_goose_T2T_genome, whole genome shotgun sequence genome:
- the RRS1 gene encoding ribosome biogenesis regulatory protein homolog, protein MAAAVRVEELLAAAAAGEREAPPGEPQPPPQPRGVSVEKELELEFDLGNLLALDPNPPPAAGLRGAGPRREAVLRALARDNVQLLVARLWALPAERAGGAAGPLVARLPEPSCRLPREKPPPRPRPPTRWEQFARLKGIRRRKRSSLVWDEQAKEWRRRWGYRRAGGDPARSWLVEVPAGADPEEDQFAKKRQEKRERVARNEFNRLRNLARAHRAATAVPAPPLHPTGHQSREELGLAARVARVSTASLGRFQPRLPKEPVELPPRGRGGKKRRFQPVLGDLAAERGRQLELLRAMNSKKPALDITRAVNKQLREEDAEAASAKGKKRGQRGKRGRRQQQRPGRGGKKSGARRQQRPAGGSAGGGKRKKA, encoded by the coding sequence atggcggcggcggtgcgcgtggaggagctgctggcggcggcagcggcgggggaGCGGGAGGCGCCGCCGGGGgagccgcagccgccgccgcagccccggggcgtGTCggtggagaaggagctggagctggagttcgacctgggcaacctgctggcGCTCGACCCCAACCCTccgccggcggcggggctgcgcggggccgggccgcggcgggAGGCGGTGCTGCGGGCGCTGGCCCGCGACAACGTGCAGCTGCTGGTGGCGCGGCTCTGGGCGCTGCCGGCCGAGCgggccggcggggcggcggggccgctgGTGGCCCGCCTGCCCGAGCCCTCCTGCCGCCTGCCCCGCGAGAagccgccgccgcgcccgcgGCCGCCGACCCGCTGGGAGCAGTTCGCCCGCCTCAAGGGCATCCGGCGGCGCAAGCGGAGCTCGCTGGTATGGGACGAGCAGGCCAAGGAGTGGCGGAGGCGCTGGGGGTACCGGCGGGCGGGCGGAGACCCGGCCCGCTCCTGGCTGGTGGAGGTGCCGGCGGGCGCCGACCCGGAGGAGGACCAGTTCGCCAAGAAGCGGCAGGAGAAGCGGGAGCGGGTGGCTCGCAACGAGTTCAACCGCCTGCGCAACCTGGCCCGCGCTCACCGCGCCGCCACCGCCGtccccgccccgccgctgcACCCCACCGGCCACCAGAGCCGCGAGGAGCTGGGCCTGGCCGCCCGTGTCGCCCGCGTCTCCACCGCCTCGCTCGGCCGCTTCCAGCCCCGACTGCCCAAGGAGCCGGTGGAGCTGCCCCCCCGAGGTCGCGGCGGCAAGAAGCGGCGCTTCCAGCCGGTGCTGGGCGACCTGGCAGCCGAGCGCGggaggcagctggagctgctgcgggCCATGAACAGCAAGAAGCCAGCCCTCGACATCACCCGCGCTGTCAACAAGCAGCTCCGCGAGGAGGACGCCGAGGCCGCCTCTGCCAAGGGCAAGAAGCGGGGGCAGCGTGGGAAGCGCGGccgccggcagcagcagcggcctGGCCGTGGTGGCAAGAagagcggggcccggcggcaGCAGCGCCCTGCAGGTGGCAGTGCTGGAGGCGGCAAGAGGAAGAAGGCTTGA